From Pirellulales bacterium, a single genomic window includes:
- a CDS encoding Uma2 family endonuclease, giving the protein MNTTINTAVGFRFPMPWKDALEQILPAQGSWTDEQYLLLTDHTRLPVEFTDGFVELLPMPSDKHQSILKRLLMAFDAFISPRGGEVLFAPLRLRIREGKYREPDLLLLLSAGDPRREDRCWLGADLVLEIVSSDDKKRDTVDKPAGYAEAGIPEYWIVDPESETIMVLELKGDGYAEAGRFARGDLAASALLRGFSVDTSSVFGPR; this is encoded by the coding sequence ATGAACACCACGATCAATACGGCCGTCGGTTTTCGCTTTCCCATGCCCTGGAAAGATGCGCTGGAGCAAATCTTGCCCGCCCAGGGGTCATGGACTGACGAGCAATACCTGCTCCTCACCGACCATACCAGGCTGCCGGTGGAATTCACCGACGGATTCGTGGAGCTCTTGCCGATGCCTAGCGACAAGCACCAGTCGATACTCAAGCGTCTGCTGATGGCGTTCGATGCCTTTATTTCGCCGCGTGGGGGCGAGGTGTTGTTCGCCCCGCTGCGCCTTCGCATACGCGAAGGCAAATACCGCGAGCCCGATTTGCTCCTGTTGCTGTCAGCCGGCGACCCGCGCCGCGAAGACCGCTGTTGGCTCGGCGCCGATCTCGTTCTGGAAATCGTCAGCTCCGACGATAAAAAACGCGATACGGTCGACAAGCCCGCGGGTTACGCCGAGGCGGGGATTCCGGAATACTGGATTGTCGATCCCGAATCGGAGACGATCATGGTGCTCGAACTGAAGGGTGACGGATATGCCGAAGCCGGGCGATTCGCTCGCGGCGACCTGGCGGCGTCGGCCTTGCTGAGAGGCTTTTCCGTCGACACGTCTTCGGTGTTCGGGCCCCGCTAA